A stretch of DNA from Saccharospirillum mangrovi:
CTGACCAATCAGCTGGTGCGTTTTGTGATTGAAAGCAGCTTGCACGAAACCGCCAGTCAGTTCGTTGTGCATGGACAGACGGCGGAACAGGCACGGGCGCAGGTGGTGCCGATCAGCGGCGAGCGGTCGGTGGCGGGCAATCAGTGGCTCAATTATCAGTCGTTTTTGCGCGCGTCTTTGCACAGCCATGTCTGGCACGTGCTGCTGGTGTTGAGCACGCTCTACGCCGTCGGTCGCGAATTTCGTGAAGGCAGTACAGGCGACTGGTGGTACGCGAGTGACCGGCATCTGGGCGTTGCGCTGTTGGGCAAATTACTGCCGTTGGTGATCGTCATGTTGGGTTGGGCGTTGTGTTACCACCTGGCGGCGTTGCAGGCGTTGAATCTGCCTTGGGGTGGGCGGTTGTGGCGACTGTTGGCGCTGAGCGCCTGGGTGGCGGCGTTTTACATCAGTGCTTCGGTGCTGGTGATGGCGTTGCTGCATAACTTGCGCATGGCGCTGTCGGTCGCGGCGGTGTACACCCTGCCCGCTTTTGCCTTTATCGGCGTGACTTTTCCGGTGACCAGCATGGGCGGAGTCGCGCACTTCTGGCAGTCGCTGTTGCCGGTCGGCAGCCTGATTCGCTGGCAGGATCAGGTGCTGCATTTCAATGCGAGTCTGGCGGATTTGTGGCCGCAACTGTGGCCGCTCGGCGTGGTGACGCTGTTGTTCTGGCCGCCGGCGGCGGTGTTGCTGCGCGAGAAAATTGCGCACCCGAAATGGACGGGGCATTTCTGATGGCGAAAACGTTTTTGAATATCCTGGCTGAAGAGTGGGCGTTGCTGTTCCGACACAAAGGCATCGTGTTGATTCTGATCGGCGCACCGATTTTTTATTCGCTGTTTTATCCGCTGCCGTATCAGGCGGCCGTGGTGACCGAGGTGTCGGTTTGGGTCAGCGATGCGGATCAGACGTTGGCGAGCCGTCGCCTGGTTGAACGCCTGGACGCCGCGCCACAATTGGCCGTGGTGCGTGTCACTCCGACGGATGCCGGTCGCGCCAATGCGTTGCGCGATGGCGAGGTTCAGGCCTATCTGGATATTCCTGCTGGCATGCAGGCTGACTTGGAACGCGGTCAGTCGGTGACGGTCGCTTACGGCGGCAGCGCCAGTAATTTTCTGGTCTATGGCACGGCGGCGCGAACCATGGCGCAGGCCATTCGCGCTGAATCTGACGACTGGGCCGAGCGCTATCGCATCGAAATGCTGGGCAACGCCGTTCAGGCGCAAGCGCGGGCCGAGCCGCTGCAATTGGCGCTGACGCCGCTGTTCAATTCCGACTTGTCGTATCTGCAATATCTGGTGCCGGGTGTGTATCTGTTTTTGGTGCAGCAGGTGTTGATGCTGGCGACGGGTATGCATTGGGGCGCGCAACGCGAACGTGGTGACCGCTCGCGACCGGTGCGTCGCTTTATCGCCCAGACGTTGATTTACGGCCTGCACGGCATGGCGTTGGTGGTGTATCTGTTTCGCTGGGCGTTGCCGTTGGAAGGTGTCTGGCCGACGCTGACGGGCGGGCAGTTGCTGAATTTCGGTACTCCCTTTGTGCTCAGCGCAATCTGGCTCGGCATGGTTGTGTCGCGGCCGATGCAGCGCATGGAAACGCCGTTGTTGTGGTTGCTGCCGCTGTCGGTGCCGCTGCTGTTGCTGACAGGCATCAGTTGGCCGGCTTTTGCCATGGCCGATTGGGTGTTGCCGCTGGCCGACTGGCTGCCGGCTACTCAGGCGGCGCGAACGCTGTTGGCGACGGCTTTTATGGGCGTTGAGGCTTCGGCCGGTATGGCCTGGTTGGTGGCCGCGTTTTATGGCGGCCTGGCTATAACGCTGCGTTGCGTGCCCGGGCGCGATAGCGCGCCGGCGCTTCGCCCGTCCACTGGCGAAA
This window harbors:
- a CDS encoding ABC transporter permease — translated: MAERALRRVLGRELITIVRQPSYLFLLFGAPALAWVLLGGIVSTPAVQAVPFAVVDEDNSPASRDLAYRLNSSPTLDVSVRHDGSQAALAEVRAQHSFGYLVIPHGFAEQLQSGLPQQIPAYVNQQSYMMGTLLTNQLVRFVIESSLHETASQFVVHGQTAEQARAQVVPISGERSVAGNQWLNYQSFLRASLHSHVWHVLLVLSTLYAVGREFREGSTGDWWYASDRHLGVALLGKLLPLVIVMLGWALCYHLAALQALNLPWGGRLWRLLALSAWVAAFYISASVLVMALLHNLRMALSVAAVYTLPAFAFIGVTFPVTSMGGVAHFWQSLLPVGSLIRWQDQVLHFNASLADLWPQLWPLGVVTLLFWPPAAVLLREKIAHPKWTGHF
- a CDS encoding ABC transporter permease, whose amino-acid sequence is MAKTFLNILAEEWALLFRHKGIVLILIGAPIFYSLFYPLPYQAAVVTEVSVWVSDADQTLASRRLVERLDAAPQLAVVRVTPTDAGRANALRDGEVQAYLDIPAGMQADLERGQSVTVAYGGSASNFLVYGTAARTMAQAIRAESDDWAERYRIEMLGNAVQAQARAEPLQLALTPLFNSDLSYLQYLVPGVYLFLVQQVLMLATGMHWGAQRERGDRSRPVRRFIAQTLIYGLHGMALVVYLFRWALPLEGVWPTLTGGQLLNFGTPFVLSAIWLGMVVSRPMQRMETPLLWLLPLSVPLLLLTGISWPAFAMADWVLPLADWLPATQAARTLLATAFMGVEASAGMAWLVAAFYGGLAITLRCVPGRDSAPALRPSTGETRA